Proteins encoded within one genomic window of Scomber japonicus isolate fScoJap1 chromosome 16, fScoJap1.pri, whole genome shotgun sequence:
- the si:dkeyp-72h1.1 gene encoding protein LBH, producing MTEVMNSLEPGTEDFSGGAGGDQDSIFPDTHERYPKLTKRLPSIVVEPTDAAEVESGELRWPPDEPSSPDGQTERQSVEEQAAGEEQSDVAVDEEASAAEMQDSN from the exons ATGACTGAGGTGATGAACTCTCTGGAACCGGGGACGGAGGACTTCAGcggtggagcaggaggagacCAGGACTCA ATATTCCCAGATACCCATGAAAGGTATCCAAAGTTGACCAAGAGGCTTCCATCCATCGTGGTGGAGCCGACCGACGCGGCCGAGGTGGAGAGCGGGGAGCTACGCTGGCCGCCGGACGAGCCGAGCTCCCCCGACGGCCAAACCGAGAGACAGAGCGTAGAGGAGCAAGCtgcag GTGAGGAGCAGTCGGACGTCGCTGTGGATGAAGAAGCTTCAGCGGCGGAGATGCAGGACTCCAACTGA